In Pan troglodytes isolate AG18354 chromosome 20, NHGRI_mPanTro3-v2.0_pri, whole genome shotgun sequence, the genomic window AGGTAGGTGGGGCTGGGgaactgaggcacaagagtctGGCCATAGAGTAGGCCTGGAGCCTGGGGTGTGCTTTAGAGGCCGAGGGCTCAGTGAGGATGGGGCTAGGGCACATCGGCTTGCTGCTCTCACATCTCCCTGTGGCCTCTCCTTGGCAGGTGTTTGAGAAGTCCCCCCTGCGGGTGAAGAACTTCGGGATCTGGCTGCGCTATGACTCCCGGAGCGGCACCCACAACATGTACCGGGAATACCGGGACCTGACCACCGCAGGCGCTGTCACCCAGTGCTGTAAGCCGCCTGTCCCGCCTTCAGCTTTTTAGACCCTCCTTGACTCCCTCACACTGAGGCAGGGCAAATGCCAGAGGTTCCCAGTGCAGGAGAGTCTCAGGACTGGTGGCGGGGCACAGGAAGACGAGAGGATGCCCTAGGCCCCAGATGGCGCTTTTCTGAGAGCCCTGCCAGGCTCGGTTGTAAATCACATCGCATCTGGAAACTCCCTTTTTGGGTCTGCACCTTGTTTAGACTGGGAtccacatcaccactgttttctGGGACCTGCTTAGAACCGAATTGAACCCCTGCCTGGTGTTGGGAGCTGGCACCTTTTCCCTGGCTCACCTGCCAGGGTCTGTGAGACCCCCACACCTCCCTGATTGCACCTAAACCCAAGAATCACTGTTTCTTATAGCGGTGGTTTAAACAGAGGTGCAAACAGCAAGTGGATCTCGTCGCCTTTGGGGGGCTGTGGCCGTGCCCCTCAAAGTGAATTTGGAGGTTCCACAACTCTAGTGGCCAGTGACTGCAGGGACCCAGGCCTTGGGCTATCTCGCTTCCCCACCACCACCTTCCCGTGAGCCCCGAGCCCTCAGGCAGTTGCTGTGACCAACAGGATGTGTCAGGTCATTGGGCAGGCACTCAGGAGGTTTGCTGAATGCCCAGAGCCCAGGCAACACCGTCACCCTGGCCCCACTCCTTTCCACAGACCGAGACATGGGTGCCCGGCACCGCGCCCGAGCCCACTCCATTCAGATCATGAAGGTGGAGGAGATCGCGGCCAGCAAGTGCCGCCGGCCGGCTGTCAAGCAGTTCCACGTGAGTGCCCTGGGGGACTCCCCTGGAGGGAAGTGCCTGCTCTGACGCAGGAGCCCAGTGGGGGGCGGCTACACCTTGGTGGCCCCACAGGATGGGGTGTTAAGAGGCTTCCAACCCCCTCAACATGCCTCCCTTCCTCACAGGACTCCAAGATCAAGTTCCCGCTGCCCCACCGGGTCCTGCGCCGTCAGCACAAGCCACGCTTCACCACCAAGAGGCCCAACACCTTCTTCTAGGTGCAGGGCCCTCGCCCGGGTGTGCCCCAAATAAACTCAGGAACGCCCCGGTGCTCGCCGCGTGTTTTCTTTGCACACTGCAGAGCTCAAAGGGGTGCTATGAGAGGCCGGCCCAGTCACCTCCTGGGGTGCAGCTGAGCTGCCATTTCTCTGTCCTGGGAGGGGTCTTCagtgcaaacaaacaaaccctcacATCCTCCTGTCCTGGAGTGGGCCCTCCAGGTGCCCCCACCCCTGAGCTCCCTCTTGCTTGGTCAGTTCTCAGCCCTACTGGCAGCCCTGGGCTATGAGCTGCAGGGGTACTGTCTGTCCTGGGCCCTAAATCTGTCCCAACTGCTTTGTGAGACACAGGCCTCCCAGGCTCCCCTGCTGAGTCTGGACCAGGGAGAATCTCCGTAGATAGTGGGGTTGGCGTTCACTCCCTGGGGATTCCCCTAAGTCTCGTTCCCAAAGTTCTCAGAGTAGACACAAGAGGGCACCCGAGGGGCGCTCTCTGCTGCTTGGGGGCTGTTTCCCTTTCACTGGTTGGGGGCCTCTTAGATGACGCCCTCATCTTGCCCAAGGAGGTCAAGGACTCACCACAGGTACTCATCTCTGGGAAACTGCTTCAGGCCTGGAAAATTCCAGGCATGACACTAATCCCACCCTGGCTGAGTCCTTCTGTCAGGTGGAGGCTAAGCTGGCATTGGAGAAGCTTGAGACACAGCCAAGAGCTCAGGCTCTGGGAGCCTCCCATCCTTTGTTGCGTGACCTTGGGCAGCCCTGTTCTGGGCCAGCGGCCCTTCTGGGGCTTGCTGTCTTGATCTCAACATCGGGTTCCACATTGATGTGGGAAGTGACGCTGTGCAGTTGCTGGGGGCAGCCTATGGGGCCCTCCTTTGTCCCAGAGAGCCCAGGATCAGGAGGAAGCCAGGACTAGGTAGTAGTTACggctttttgaaacagggtcttcctctgttgccctggctggagtgcagtggagagatcatggcttactgtagcctcgacctcctgggctcaagtggtcctcctgcctcagcctcccaagtagctgggactacaggggcaccaccacactcagggCAAGGACACAGCCTTTCCTCCACCTGTGGAGGAGCTGTGTGGTTTCCAGGAAACCAGGCCTTTTCCAGCCTCACCTGTGGGGTGTTGTAACACCCAGGAACTTGGAGAGGCGCCCAGAACCTGGGCAGGGTCAGCACACAAGCACCCATTCTGCGTAAGACCCAGGCCTGAGGACAGCCCTGTAGACCACAGAACCCCATGGGTCCCGTCCCCAACAACTGGCTCCTTCCCACcctagggcctttgcacttgcctgGAATACCACAGGTTCCCCCAGGCTGGCCTCACTCAAGTTTTACAAACTGCACGTGGGTTCCCGGGACTGGGCTATATTTGATTTCTATCCCCCACTAGTTCTGAGAGGGCAGGGGCCGTGTGTGTCACCCAGGGTATCCAGGAGGGGCTCAACTTTCCATGGTATCCTTTTTGTTTCGTGAAAGCTCTTTACATATGCGGGGCAAAAGCTTGGGAAAAGTCATACATTTTCTCAGgatatctttctctttttgagacggagtcgcacttggttgcccatgctggagtgcagtggcacagtctcagctcactgcaacctccgcctcccaggttcaagggattctcctgcctcagcctccagagtagctagaattacaggtgcctgccaccacgcctggcaaattttttgtatttttagtacagatggggtttcaccatgtgggccgggctagtctcgaactcgaCCTCATGacacctactttggcctcccaaagtgctgggattacaggtgtgagccaccccgcctagCCCAGGATATCTTTTGATGTTCCTTAGAGTATATTGGATGGGGGGTGCTagctggaaattttaaaattttgcctgaATGTCATTCATCTTGTGGTTTCTAGTACAAACTCTCCTTTCTCCATAAGGGAATCTTCATACTTAAGTGCCacccagaaaagaaaatacatttcctaACCTCCATAGCTATGGCCAGGTGTGGCTCATggctgtcatctcagcactttgggaggctgaggtaggaggatcacttgaggccaggagtttgagaccagactggtagacatagtgagaccctgtctttaccaagTAACATTAGCTGGGGGttgcggtgcacacctgtagtcccagctacacgggggcctgaggtgtgagaatcacttgagcctggaggttgaggctgcagtgaaccatgatcgtgccactgtactccagcctggaaacaggacgagaccaaacaaaacaaaaatacagtacTGATGTGCCATTTCTGAGAAAGAACGCCTCTGGCTGGTGTGTGGACATGATGGCCAGTGCTCCAGCAGTCATTTTGGACTATGAAGAAGCAACACACAGGAGCAGTGAGGGAGAAGGATCTCCGGTACTTGACCCTGTGCAGTGCTGCCCCCCTCCCTGAGGCTTGACCCTCCTACCCCCTTGATTAGAACACGGGGAGGAGACATGAGTCCTGCTTAGGCTGTAATGGAGCTGCTCTGTTAGATGTGACCTTACCTTACCTTGAGCTGGGCCTGAAGCAGGGCGTGGCACTGTGGACTCAGGCCATAACTGCCTGGAAGTCCCTGCCCACTCTGAGCCATTTCTTCCTGTATAAAGTGAGGGCGGTGATCcctccaggctgcagggcaggcgAGGTGATATTAGGTGAGTTGGAGGATGAGAGATCAGGAGAGTGGAAGGCTCACGGCCCCACCAAGGCCCACTGCATACCCTCATCTCCACCTCAGTCCCCTCCCTGTGCCTTGGAGCCCCTCCAGGGCTTCAACCACGTGGCAACAGCCTGGGAACCACTTGGGAGAGCTCTGCCCCAACTGGCTGAGACATGGAGGCCAATCCCATTATTGAGGGGCCATTGACAGAGGATGAATGTGCTCCCAGATCACTAGCCTGCACCTATTCACCTACCTTGCCATACTCAGCCTCTCATAAATGTGCCCAGAATCCCCTCTACCACCGaattcccccaccccctgccaaacCCCATCCTTCCATTCAGTCAGATTCCTCCACCATCCAACCAGCTACCTGTCCATCCATTCGTCCACTCAATCCACCCAccccatccattcatccttccactcatccacctacccatccatccatccacccaaccatccagccatccatccagctatccacccacccacccatccatcaactcacccatccatccatccacccatctatccatccatccatccatctacccacccacccatcaatccatccatccatccatccatccatccattcacccattcaacCACCCACCGGTTGATACAtacatccatttatccatccatccatctatccacccacccatccatccatttacccatccacccatctgtcaTATCAAATCCTCTACCCAAACTCCAcgtgcccacccccaccccacacacaccatcCCTTTGTTGCAGCCTCAATTGTCCTTGAGTCCCTACTTTGTGCAGGGGCCTGCATTAATTCCGGTGTGGGTGATTGAAGGAATACACAGACCCTGGTTCTTTctcaggagggagaggaacagtCACAACCCCAtgcagaggctgggcgtggtggtggtgtgcccatagtcccagctacttgggagtctgaggcaggaggatcacttgagcccagaaggttgaagttgcagtgagccgtaacctctccactgcactccagcctgggcaacagagcaagcccctgtctcagaaaaacaaacagaaaaaataagcaaacaaaaagaacCGCCCCTGGCTGTTGAGGAGAGAAGGTACAAGACCAACCAGAGCGAAAGCCCTGGGGCTGGGCAGAAATGGATCCTTTCACGTGGCTGTGAGTGGGGCCGATGAGGCAGAGGCTGGCCAGCGAGAGCCTGGATGTCCGCTGGGGTCTGGAGCAGGACAGGTCCTACCCGGGCTCACCCAGTTAACCCAAGGATAAGCAAGGGCAGGAATCCAGgaactcctcccacctcctcaggtGCTGAGGCGCTCCTGGGTCTCGTTCCTGGGCTTGTCAAGGTGCCAGGTGTCACCTCGGTAGGGCCGTGATCCCTGGGGGAGCGACATTCAAAGCCTCCCCTCCCTGACCCGCCCTGCACTTCTGCTCCTGAGTCAGAACCAGTGGGGACAAGGGCAGTGCCAAAGCAGGACAGACGAGTAGGGACTCCAAGAGACCCCAGCCCCAGTTCCTGCAACCAAGACAGACTATATGAGAATCACAGAATCTGAGACTCACAGTTGAGTCTCAGGACTTAGAAttatggaatcttttttttttttttttttttttgagatggagtttcactcttgctgcccaggttggagtgcaatggcatgatctcggcttactgcaacctctgcctcttgggttcaagcgattctcctgcttcagtctcccgagtagctgggattacacatgcctgccaccatgcctggctagttttttgtgtttttagtagacacggggtttcttcatgttggccagggtgggcttgaactcctgacttcagatgatccacctgcctgggcctccaaaagtgttgggattacaagcgtgagcacTGTGCCCAGTCGAATTATGGAATCTTAcagacagcagcagcaacaagGAAGAatagtttgcatttatttatgtttttagagacagggtctccttctgtcgcccaggctaaagtgcagtggcgcaatcaccgctcactgcagcctcaacctccccagctcaaccaatccttctgcttcagcctcctaaatagctgggaccacaggtgcacaccaccaaactcggctaacttttaaaaatttttggctgggcacggtggctcacacctgtaatcccagcactttgggaggcagaggtgggtggatcatgtgaggtcaggagttcgagaccagcctggccaacatggtgaaaccccttctctactaaaaatacaacaaacaaacaaaattgtagagttggggtctcactatattgttcaggctggtctccaactcctagcctcCAGCCATcttcctggcttggcctcccaaagtgctgagattacaggcatgagccaccgaaacTGGCCTTTTTGCACTTGTTGAGTGCAGAGTTGAAGTTCAAGGACAGATTCTGGCTCCCCATGGcgtgggttcaaatcccactGTCGCTCCTAGCTCACAGAAGGGGAATTGATGTCCAGGGCCACCCAGCAGGTCGTGCTGCAGTCACAGCAGCTCACAACTTCTCACCCCAACCCCTGCTGCATCTCCCAGGGAACCAAGGGGCAGGGGACAGTGCCCCGACACTGCCGCCACTCTCCCATTCCTGCACATTCTGCTCACATTGTCTGCCGCGGCCTTGGGCCCTTCCTAACTCACATCCTGGGGTCCTGCTGCCCGCTCCTGTCATTGGAATCACAGTCAAGGAAAGTGTGACCTGATTCTCCCCACTCTGCTGCTTTTCCTCTCCAGGCTCACAATTCCCTCCGCTAGGGCAGGAGATGGTCCCGCCCACTCTGCAGGGGCCTTCACTCCAGGCCTCCTTAGGAATTCCAAAGTGCATTCCAAATCCACCCCCCTCTCCCCACTCGGCAGCCACCCCACTCCCGCCACTTGGATATGACCCATTTTTCAGAATCTAGAAATCTCATCAGACTCCTCACCTGCTCCAAACTCTCCTAGAGTTCCCTAGCACCCTCAGAACAAAATCCACACCCCTTCCGGAGGCCCAGAAGATACCCCGTGATTGTCTGTCTCTGCTCAACCTGTATCCAGGCTGGAATTCactggtgtgatcactgctcactgcagccttgacctcccgggctctggcgatcctcccacctcagcctcccaaagtgctgggattataggtgtgagccacagtgcccggctgaAATGAGTATTTATCTGCTGGTCGGGTCAGGGCCATCACCACCCTGGGGTGGGTCCACCTGGATCATGCTGTGTTCCCAGCACCTGCCGGAGGGCCCTGCACACAGTATGCACTCAATGAACCGGCCTCAGCCCAGGCCTCTGGCCGCAGCCTGGACCCCATGGTGGGAAGAAGAGAAGCTATGCCTTCCCAGAACGTCCCTGGAGAGAAGGGGTCCATTTACATGTATTTGCACAATTTGCATATGTCGGCAGGGCTTTGCAAGTAGGGGATCCCGCTCGGATCtcccattgattgattgattgagacagtctcgctctgtcgccaggctggagtgcagtggcacgatctcggctcactgcaacctccgcctcccgggttcaagcgattctcctgcctcagtctcccgagtagctgggactacaggtgcgtgccatcacgcccggctaatttttgtatttttagtagagacggggtttcaccacgttggcctggatggtctcgatttcctgacctcgtgatccgcccgcgtcggccccccaaagtgctaggattacaggcgtgagccaccgcgcccggccttgatttttatttatttgtttatttgtttatttattttttgagacggaatctctctctgtcgcccaggctggagtgaagtggtgcgatctcggctcactgcaacctccacctcccgggctcaagcgattctcccgcctcagcctcccaagtagctgggattacaggcggccgccaccacgcccggctaattcttgtatttttagtagagacggggtttcaccatgttggccagactggtcttgaacggATCTCAAGAGACCCGTCCgcctcggtcccccaaagtgctgggattacaggcgtgagacaccgcacccggccggatCTCCCCTTTTCCAACCGGGTTTCCAGGAGGATGCCTGACCAGGGTGGAAGGAGAAAGAACTTGGTGCCTAACCCACTCTCCTGGCGAGGGCAGGAGGTACGCTCCAGCCGGCAACAGGTGCCCGTGTAGCCGCCGCAGTGTCACAGCCCCCGGGGAGGGACAGGTCCACCCTGCACagcagagagggagcaagaggacTGTCCGGGGGTTACGTGGGGACGCGTTGAGAAACGCTGGACCCAGCTGGAGCGGCTAGGGCAGAGGGTAGGCCAGAGGAGGCCACCAGGGGGCAGCAGAGGCTGGCGAGAAGCGCtcgaaagcctttttttttttttttttttttttggagacggggtcttgctgtgctgcccaggctggagtgctgtgcagTTCTCgaccacagctcattgcagcctcgaacttccacgctcaagcgatcctcccacttcagcctcctgagtagctgggattacaggcatgtgccaccacgcctcgctaatttttgtatttttcatacagacagggtctcactatgttgctcagggtaGTCTCGAATTCTggaactcaaatgatcctcccacttcagcctcccaaagtgctgggattacaggcataagccatcatgcccggcctctgACGCTGTTTCATTCAACCCCCAGGATTTCAGATTCCACCAACTTATGGAGAAGGGAACCAAGTTTGAGATGTGTGATTGCCCAGaaagttggaggctgagctgagaCTTGAACCCAGAGACCAGAACCTCCAGAGGTCAAAGTCCTCCTGGGTAGAGAAGGGCCCTGAGATGACAGCTCGTTGGTCCTCATGGTAGCGTGACCCCCCCAGTAGACTTTCTCCCACACCcaaccttggtttcctcatctatatgaTAGGGACAAGCCAGACTCTACCTCCCTGGTGGTCATGGTCTCCGCTTATTCGGGTTCATAACCTTAAAGGCCCCTCGCACCACCTCAGTGAGCCATTTATGCCTGGCACAGGGCCAACTCTCAGTGCATATCTGCAAAGgaaccaatgaatgaatgaatgaagtgacaaatgaataaaggaatgaattagGCACTTATCATGTACCAGGCTTTCATTACCACGTCCCATTTATTCCTCTGAGGCAGGGTCTATTTTATCCttgttacagatggggaaactaaggcccagggAGGAGCAAAGTCTTCCCCAAGTATGTACCCACTCAGAACTTGAGCTCTGAATGTCTCCCACCCAGCTTAGCCCAAGAGCGGGGTTCAGTGATGCCCACCCCCTAAGGCTCTAGAGAAAGGGGGTAGGCCCACATGCCAGTTTGGGGGTGGTAAAGCCAGGTAAGTTTTCTTTATGGGTCCCCTGAAACCCTGAAAGTGAACCCCAGTCCTGCATGAAAGTGAGCTCCCCATAGCTCAAGGTATTCAAGCACAATACGGCTTTGAGTGCCGAAGCAGGCTGTGCAGGCTTGGATAGTGAcatgccctctctgagcctcaatttccccaccTGTCAACAGCAGACAGTGACAGCTGTGATCAGGGGATCACAGTGCATGGGGATGGGTGGGTGCATGGGGATGGAGGGGCATTTGGGAGCCCTCCCCGATACCACCCCCTGCAGCCACCCAGGTAGCCTGTCCTGGCCTGTCTGTCCCAGTCCAGGGCTGAAAGGGTGCGGGTCCTGCCCGCCCCTAGGTCTGGAGGCGGAGTCGCGGTGACCTGGGAGCCCAATAAATCTGCAACCCACAATCACGAGCTGCTCCCGTAAGCCCCAAGGCGACCTCCAGCTGTCAGCGCTGAGCACAGCACCCAGGGAGAGGGACAGACAGCCGGCTGCATGGGACAGCGGAACCCAGAGTGAGAGGCGAGGTGGCCGGACAGACAGACAGCAGGGGCGGACGCAGAGACAGAGAGCGAGGACAGGGAGGCCGACACGGACATCGACAGCCCATAGATTCCTAACCCAGGGAGCCCCGGCCCCTCTCGCCGCTTCCCACCCCAGACGGAGCGGGGACAGGCTGCCGAGCATCCTCCCACCCGCCCTCCCCGTCCTGCCTCCTCGGCCCCTGCCAGCTTCCCCCGCTTGAGCACGCAGGGCGTCCGAGGACGCGCTGGGCCTCCGCACCCGCCCTCATGGAGGCCGTGGAGACCGGGGAACGGCCCACCTTCGGAGCCTGGGACTACGGGGTCTTTGCCCTCATGCTCCTGGTGTCCACTGGCATCGGGCTGTGGGTCGGGCTGGCTCGGGGCGGGCAGCGCAGCGCTGAGGACTTCTTCACCGGGGGCCGGCGCCTGGCGGCCCTGCCCGTGGGCCTGTCGCTGTCTGCCAGCTTCATGTCGGCCGTGCAGGTGCTGGGCGTGCCGTCGGAGGCCTATCGCTATGGCCTCAAGTTCCTCTGGATGTGCCTGGGCCAGCTTCTGAACTCGGTCCTCACCGCCCTGCTCTTCAT contains:
- the RPL18A gene encoding large ribosomal subunit protein eL20, producing the protein MKASGTLREYKVVGRCLPTPKCHTPPLYRMRIFAPNHVVAKSRFWYFVSQLKKMKKSSGEIVYCGQVFEKSPLRVKNFGIWLRYDSRSGTHNMYREYRDLTTAGAVTQCYRDMGARHRARAHSIQIMKVEEIAASKCRRPAVKQFHDSKIKFPLPHRVLRRQHKPRFTTKRPNTFF